A genome region from Natranaeroarchaeum sulfidigenes includes the following:
- a CDS encoding sensor histidine kinase produces MKLTNPFHGQYYTMEAATVPFAHLNVVHEPFHWVTTAFSYMLAGIGLFMLLEMFAESEYDTTPLSVLAVLTGLPVVFDIVGYQSDLLLGMIYSPLGVAIFAIGVLFVHQDRFMAVQLTDKVDEATVFLDDDERIRDFNRRAATLVPELEGSIGQPVESVLPEVGQEESIEQRILERERDGTTNYYLASTTSFELGATRIGKLLMLTDVTETEKRRRELERQNDQLHDFAEALTHELRNTLTIIEGHVSLAGDAITNNQIGTANDSLQAVSGSASRMTGIVNDLSILAKHGQTAQETEHVDVADAARTARTQVDAGDLSVTVDGDLDVDADSARVRALFKSADEFFDRNGADAVEIQVSDDEIRMSGNGTSPIPADLEEYFEYGSAVPTSEAGVALPNVRALARVHGWTTRIDPEYTDGICVVIDTASHSDR; encoded by the coding sequence GTGAAACTGACCAACCCGTTTCACGGTCAGTACTACACCATGGAGGCGGCAACTGTTCCGTTTGCCCATCTAAACGTGGTTCACGAGCCGTTCCACTGGGTGACCACGGCCTTCTCGTATATGCTCGCCGGGATCGGCCTGTTCATGCTGCTCGAGATGTTCGCCGAATCGGAGTACGATACCACGCCGCTCAGTGTGCTTGCAGTGCTCACCGGGCTCCCCGTCGTGTTCGACATTGTCGGATACCAGAGCGACCTGCTACTCGGGATGATCTACTCCCCGCTCGGGGTCGCAATCTTTGCGATCGGCGTGCTGTTCGTTCACCAGGACCGATTCATGGCGGTCCAGCTAACCGACAAGGTCGACGAGGCAACCGTGTTCCTCGACGACGACGAGCGGATCCGTGATTTCAACCGGCGTGCAGCCACACTGGTCCCAGAGCTGGAAGGCTCGATCGGCCAGCCGGTAGAGTCAGTGCTGCCAGAGGTCGGCCAGGAAGAGAGTATCGAACAGCGGATCCTCGAACGCGAACGGGACGGCACGACGAACTACTATCTCGCGTCGACCACATCCTTCGAGCTCGGAGCGACACGGATCGGCAAGCTACTGATGCTTACTGACGTGACTGAAACCGAAAAACGGCGTCGCGAGCTCGAGCGACAGAACGACCAGCTCCACGACTTCGCCGAGGCGCTGACACACGAGCTCCGGAACACCCTCACCATCATCGAGGGACACGTCTCGCTCGCGGGCGATGCGATAACGAACAATCAGATCGGAACGGCGAACGACTCGTTGCAGGCCGTTTCCGGTTCGGCATCCCGCATGACCGGCATCGTCAACGACCTCTCGATTCTCGCAAAGCATGGACAGACAGCACAGGAAACGGAGCACGTCGACGTCGCTGACGCTGCTCGAACCGCCAGAACGCAGGTCGATGCGGGCGACCTCTCGGTGACCGTCGACGGGGATCTCGATGTCGACGCCGACAGCGCTCGGGTTCGAGCCCTTTTCAAAAGCGCCGACGAGTTCTTCGACCGGAACGGTGCGGACGCAGTCGAAATCCAGGTGTCGGATGACGAAATCCGGATGAGCGGCAACGGGACGTCACCGATACCGGCGGACCTCGAAGAGTACTTCGAGTACGGCTCTGCGGTCCCGACATCGGAAGCGGGTGTCGCGTTACCGAACGTCCGTGCGCTCGCTCGCGTTCACGGCTGGACGACGCGAATCGATCCAGAGTACACCGATGGGATCTGTGTGGTTATTGATACGGCGAGTCACTCCGACCGATAG
- a CDS encoding phosphoglycolate phosphatase yields the protein MTPPLVLDIDGTLTRADGEHGIDPRVFEPIRAWPEPVVIATGKAFPFPVALCQFLGIEERVIAENGGIVYVEEELAVNGDREAANAVVEVFRERGHDLGWDGPDLVNRWRETEIAARLTVPEDALREVAAEVGLEVVDTGYAFHVKDASITKGEGIQTMAELLGRRPDEFVAIGDSENDVSTFEVVGESYAVANADAAAREAADHVTDGVHAAGTMEVLDALR from the coding sequence ATGACTCCTCCGCTGGTGCTGGATATCGACGGAACGCTGACACGAGCTGATGGCGAGCATGGGATTGACCCTCGCGTGTTCGAGCCGATTCGTGCGTGGCCCGAACCAGTCGTGATCGCTACCGGAAAGGCGTTCCCGTTTCCGGTTGCCCTCTGTCAGTTTCTCGGTATTGAAGAACGCGTTATCGCGGAAAACGGCGGGATCGTCTACGTCGAGGAAGAGCTCGCAGTAAACGGCGACCGGGAGGCCGCAAACGCAGTCGTCGAGGTATTCCGCGAGCGCGGACACGACCTCGGCTGGGACGGTCCCGATCTTGTCAACCGATGGCGAGAGACCGAGATCGCCGCGCGGCTGACGGTCCCCGAAGACGCGCTGCGAGAGGTTGCGGCGGAGGTGGGACTGGAGGTCGTCGACACGGGCTACGCGTTCCACGTCAAGGACGCCTCGATCACCAAAGGCGAGGGCATACAAACGATGGCGGAGTTGCTGGGTCGACGGCCGGACGAGTTCGTCGCAATCGGCGACTCGGAGAACGACGTCTCGACGTTCGAGGTGGTGGGCGAGAGCTATGCCGTCGCGAACGCCGACGCCGCGGCTCGCGAGGCGGCCGACCACGTCACTGATGGTGTCCACGCCGCCGGAACGATGGAGGTACTCGACGCACTTCGGTGA
- a CDS encoding creatininase family protein, whose translation MQLADRPWPDIQTYCNSDSLAIVPLGSTEQHGPHLPEGTDHLIADALAREAAERTGFLCTPPVMVGVSSHHRQFHGTLSVDPATFRDYVESLSRSLTGHGIDRIVYVNAHGGNVEHLREVGRRLYEDDTAYAIEWMWNESIPDLVDDLFEHTGPHGGPKETAMILHIAPELVREDRLDAAAENGVARMEELQLRRHGARTFYDAIENSDNGVFGDQRDATAAKGEQLFEAAVDQLTALLDWLDEQRYEDLTARPHV comes from the coding sequence ATGCAACTCGCTGACCGACCGTGGCCTGATATCCAGACGTACTGCAACAGCGATTCGCTCGCCATCGTCCCGCTGGGATCGACCGAACAGCACGGCCCACATCTGCCCGAAGGAACTGATCACCTCATCGCCGACGCGCTGGCTCGCGAAGCGGCCGAACGCACCGGCTTCCTCTGCACTCCTCCAGTCATGGTTGGGGTCTCCTCGCACCACCGGCAGTTCCACGGGACACTGTCGGTCGACCCGGCCACCTTCCGGGACTACGTCGAGAGCCTCTCGCGGAGCCTCACCGGACACGGCATCGATCGGATCGTCTATGTGAACGCCCACGGTGGGAACGTCGAACACCTCCGTGAGGTCGGCCGGCGGCTCTACGAGGACGATACCGCCTACGCTATCGAGTGGATGTGGAACGAGAGCATCCCCGACCTCGTCGACGACCTGTTCGAGCATACCGGCCCGCACGGCGGGCCAAAGGAGACGGCGATGATCCTGCACATCGCGCCGGAGCTCGTCCGGGAGGACCGACTCGACGCGGCCGCGGAGAACGGCGTCGCCCGGATGGAAGAATTACAGCTTCGCCGTCACGGCGCACGGACGTTTTACGACGCTATCGAAAACTCCGACAACGGTGTCTTCGGTGACCAGCGCGATGCGACCGCCGCAAAGGGAGAACAGCTGTTCGAGGCGGCAGTCGATCAGCTGACGGCGCTTCTCGACTGGCTCGATGAGCAGCGCTACGAAGACCTCACGGCGAGACCGCACGTTTGA